A genomic segment from Chrysemys picta bellii isolate R12L10 chromosome 11, ASM1138683v2, whole genome shotgun sequence encodes:
- the LOC101952417 gene encoding gap junction gamma-1 protein-like: MSWSFLTRLLEEINNHSTFVGKVWLTVLIIFRIVLTAVGGESIYYDEQSKFVCNTQQPGCENVCYDAFAPLSHVRFWIFQIIMVATPSVMYLGFAMHRLARGPEGHRRGGGGQRVRMPVVRRGAGRDYEEAEEDNEEDPMIFEEIEVEKEKGGEGGEKHDGRRRIRQDGLMKAYVLQLLCRSVLEVAFLFGQYVLYHFEVSPSYVCNRSPCPHIVDCFVSRPTEKTIFLLIMYAVSGLCLFLNLLELCHLGIGRIRDLVRQSSDSPSPHDSHSGPHYAKKAPSAPPTYHSLKKEPPKGQLANGKLDYSGNLASSAAERSREHELDRLRKHLRMAQEHLEMAFQLNPPLETASPSRSSSPEANGLAAEQNRLNLAHENEGSACERTTGL, encoded by the exons ATGAGCTGGAGTTTCCTGACCCGGCTCCTGGAGGAGATCAACAACCACTCAACCTTTGTGGGCAAGGTCTGGCTCACTGTCCTCATCATCTTCCGCATCGTGCTGACCGCCGTGGGTGGCGAGTCCATCTACTACGACGAGCAGAGCAAGTTTGTGTGCAACACGCAGCAGCCGGGCTGCGAGAACGTCTGCTACGATGCCTTCGCACCCCTTTCCCATGTCCGCTTCTGGATCTTCCAGATCATCATGGTGGCCACGCCCTCAGTCATGTACCTGGGTTTCGCAATGCACCGCCTTGCCCGCGGGCCGGAGGGCCaccggcgggggggcgggggccagcGGGTGCGCATGCCCGTGGTGCGGCGGGGTGCCGGGCGGGACTacgaggaggcagaggaggataACGAGGAGGATCCCATGATCTTCGAGGAGATCGAGGTGGAGAAagagaagggtggggaggggggtgagaaacaCGATGGGCGCCGGCGGATCCGCCAGGATGGGCTGATGAAGGCCTACGTGCTGCAGCTCTTGTGCCGCTCGGTGCTGGAGGTGGCCTTCCTCTTCGGGCAGTACGTGCTGTACCACTTTGAGGTGAGCCCCTCTTACGTGTGCAACCGCAGCCCCTGCCCGCACATCGTCGACTGCTTCGTCTCCCGGCCCACCGAGAAGACCATCTTCCTGCTCATTATGTATGCGGTCAGCgggctctgcctcttcctcaaCCTCCTCGAGCTCTGTCACCTGGGGATCGGCCGCATCCGGGACTTGGTGCGCCAGAGCAGCGACAGCCCGAGCCCCCACGACAGCCACTCTGGGCCACACTATGCCAAGAAGGCCCCCAGCGCGCCTCCCACCTACCACTCGCTGAAGAAAGAGCCCCCCAAGGGCCAGCTGGCCAACGGGAAGCTGGACTACAGCGGGAACCTGGCCAGCTCTGCAGCCGAGCGCTCCCGCGAGCACGAGCTGGACCGTCTGCGCAAGCACCTCCGCATGGCCCAGGAGCACCTGGAGATGGCCTTCCAGCTGAACCCCCCGCTGGAGACGGCCAGCCCCTCGCGCAGCAGCAGCCCTGAGGCCAATGGTCTCGCTGCCGAGCAGAACCGCCTCAACTTGGCCCACGAAAATGAAGGGTCTGCTTGCGAGAGAACCACAG GATTGTGA